Genomic DNA from Pseudodesulfovibrio senegalensis:
CCCTTCCACGTCGCTGAAGTGTTCACCGGCGTTGCAGGCAAGTACGTGAAGCTGGAAGACACCATCAAGGCCTTCCGCGACATCCTGGACGGCAAGTACGACGAGCTGCCCGAACAGGCATTCTACATGTGCGGCGGCATCGAAGAAGCCCTTGAAAAGGCCAAGCAGTAGGGAGATACCCCATGGCTAGTATGGTTACTCTTGAGATTGTCACCCCCGACCGGAAGGTTCTTTCCGAGGACGTGGAATACGTGGGCGCACCCGGTGCGCTCGGCGAATTCGGCATTCTGCCGAATCACGTTCCCTTCCTTTCCGCTCTGGGAATCGGCAATCTCCACTACAAGCTGGGCGGCAAGACGTATTACGTCTTTGTTGCCGGCGGCTTCGCCGAAGTGAGCCACAACAAGTGCACCGTCCTTGCGGAGGTCGCTGAAATGGCACACGAAATCGACGTCGACCGTGCTCAGAAGGCCCAGCAGCGGGCCGAGCAACGTGCCCAGCAGGCCAAGGAAAAGCTCGAGCATGCCCGGCATCAGGCTGCACTGAAGCGTTCTGTTGCACGCATCAGCTGCAATCGTGCCGGCAAGGACGCAGGCACCTGCTAGCGACCGGCCGAGCCGAAACAACACTATCAAAGCCCCGGCGGACCTTCTGGTCTGCCGGGGTTTTCTTTTGGAAAGGCAGCTGCCTCCGGCGGCTCAGGAACCTTTTGAAAAAGGTTCCTGAGAACCTCCAAAACTTTTTGGCGAGCCCGAAATCGCGCTTTGCACGGATTCGGGCTGGTTCGTTGCGGGGGGGGACTTTTTTATTGATACCCTCAATCTGGCAGGCTGTTGAAAAAGGTTTGAGTGCAAGGCGAAAGAAAAGAGCAAGACCGACGCGTACTTCAGATACGCGAGGGTTTGCTCTTTTTGCATCAACGCTGCAATCGGGCCTTTGTCGGCAGCCTGAAGGGTCCGTGACCCTTGCGCGCCGGAGGCGAAATCACACATCCAATCCCGCCGTAGGCGGGGACTCCTGTTTGCTTTTGATCTTCCACAAACCACAGGCGCGGCGATTGTCCTTTTTGTAAAATGAGGGTATCTGCTTGTTTGCGATTGATACGAAAAGCCCTTCGGGGCGTTACATACAGACCATGAAACCATTCGGAGCGATGATGGCCGACACGGTTACCGCACTCATTCTGGCCGCGGGCAAGGGCACGCGGATGCACTCCAACCGCCCCAAGGTTTTGCAAACCCTGCTGGGCGAACCCATGCTCGAATATGTGTACCGGGCGCTGGAGCCCGCTTTTGGCGAGCGAATTTTTACGGTGGTGGGATTTGGCGCGGAACAGGTGGAATCCGCGTTTCCGGAACGGGCCTCGAATTTCGTGCTTCAAAAGGAACAGCTCGGCACCGGGCATGCCCTGCAGGAGGCCTGGGAAAGCGTGCAAAAGACCGGAGCCGGATATTGCCTCGTGATCAACGGCGACACGCCCCTGGCCACCACCGAGGCCGTGGAGCGTCTTGCGGCACAGGCCGGACGCGCGGACGTGGCCTTCATGACCATCACCCCGCAGGACCCGGCATCGTTCGGCCGCGTGGTGCGCGACGATTCCGGACGAATTCTCGCCATTGTGGAGGCCAAGGACTATGACCACGCCACCCACGGCCCGGTTACCGGCGAGGTCAACGCAGGCGTGTACCTGTTGCGCATGGACTCGGTGGGGCAACTGCTGGACGGCCTGCGCGCGGAAAACAACTCGGGCGAGTATTATATTACGGACCTTGTGGCCATGGCCGTGGAACAGGGCATGACCGTGGAAGGCGTGACCTGCGGCGCGGATGTGAACCTCATGGGCATCAACAGCCCGCGCGAGCTCATTGATGCGGAAAAGACCCTTCGCCGTCGCATTGTGGACGGGCTCATTGACGAGGGCGTGATGATCCACAATCCCGATACCGTGATCATCGGCCCGCGCGTGACCGTTGAGCCGGGCGCGGAACTGTTCGGGCACGTAGAAATTTATGGCGAAAGCGTTGTGCGCGCCGGAAGCGTGCTCAATTCGTATACGTGGATCACGGATTCCTCGTTTGCCCCCGGGTGCGTGGTGCGCCAGTTCTGCCATGTGGAACAGGCCGAGGTGGGTCCTGATTGCGTTGTGGGTCCGTATGCGCGGCTGCGGCCCGGTGCCGTGTTGCGCAAGGGCGCCAAGGTCGGTAACTTCGTGGAGATGAAAAAGGCCGAACTGGGCGAGGGAGCCAAGGCCAGCCACCTGACCTATCTGGGCGATGCTGTGGTGGGCGCGGGCAGCAACATCGGCGCTGGCACCATTACCTGCAACTACGATGGCAAGAACAAGTTCATCACCACCATCGGCGAAGGAGCCTTCATCGGCAGCAATACCGCGCTGGTGGCTCCGGTGACCGTGGGACGCGATGCGCTTGTGGGCGCCGGGTCCACCATCACCAAGGACGTTCCCGACGAAGGCACGGCCATTGGGCGCGCCAAGCAGCTCAATCTGAAACGACGCATGAAGAAGTCTTGATTTCGTGAAACATAAGGATTAGGTTTTAACCATGGACATGGTAGACAGGCTTGAAAGCAGATTCGAAGCTCTTGTGCAGAAGATTCAGGAGCTGAAAGAGGAAAACCGGCGGCTGACCGAAACGCTGGAGCAGGAACGCAGTACCAAAGGGGACGCCACCCAGCGCATAGAGGCCCTTTTGGCTCGCATAGAGGGCGAGCTTGAATAGCGGGAAGTCACGATGTCGCGCTACAGCCTGTCGATCATGGGACTTGATATTTCCTTCAAGACGGACGCCACGCCCGAACGAGTTGAGGCTGCGCGGGGTCTTCTTGAAGAACGATATGAGATTTTGAGCAAAAACGCAGGTGACTTGAGCAAGGAGAAGTTGCTGACGTTTCTGGCGTTGAGTCTGGCCGATGACTATCTGGTCAATGTGGCCGAGCTTGACCGCCTGGAGGAGAAGATCGGAGAGATCTTGGAGAAAACCCCGTAGGCCGCCGCCGATGATAGGATGGGGCCGCAATGGGGAGCGGCAGAAAACCCTGGGGAGCATGTGATTGACCTGTGAGGTTATTGAGCCAATACCTCTTGAAAGGGCTACGACTCCAGCGCACTGGTGAGCATGCCCGGCACTGACCGGGAAGCCTGAAGGGGCGCGAGTCCGGCCCACCTGGACATACCAGGTTCAAAACTGACGGCAACACGGTTCTCCCGGGGATATCATACAAGGCCACGCACCGGCCGGGGAGCGGTGCGGGGACATGGCCGAAAGGTCGAACAACGGCACGAAACCGCTTTCTTCCCGTATCCATAGGACTGCATATCCGCATCTTCCGCCTCTTGCTCCTGCCGCAAGGGCGCTTTGTGCTGCGCTCTTTCCGGCAAAAACAGAGGGGCGTGAACAGGCCGCCTGATAGCCTGTCAACATACATTAAAGGAGCAACCAATGCTGGCGGAAATCGCAGTTATCGGCGGCAGTACGGGAGTAGGACTCGCAGCCGGGTTCTTTTTGCAAAAATATATATCAGCGAAGCAGATAGGGGATTCCCAGGATCTTGCCGAGCGTATCGTTACCGAAGCCCGCAAGGAGGCCGAGGCCTTCAAGAAGGAAGTCCGCGTTCAGGCGCAGGACGAGATATTTGCCCAGAAAAAAGAGCTTGAGCAGGAGATCAAGGCGCAGGAGAGCGCACTCAAGCGTCAGGAAAACAGGCTGCAGAGCAAGGAAGAACGCCTTGAAGGCAAGTTGGAAAAGGTCGCGGACAAGGAATCCCGCGTGGTTGAGTTGGAAAAACGACTCATCAAGCAGGAAAAGCGGCTTGAGGAATTTGAGGAAGAGCTTGAGCACAAGGCGGACGAGCACGAGCGCAAGTTGCAGGAAATTTCCGGTCTGACCGTTGAGGAAGCCCGTGAAAATCTGATGCACGAGATCGAATCGCGTACCCGCCACGAAGCGGCCAACATGGTCCGCAATATCGAGATGGAGGCCAAGGAATCCGCGTCCAAGAAGGCCAAGGAAGTGCTTTCCCTCGCCCTGCAGCGCTACGCAGGCGATTACGCCTCCGAGCAGACCGTCACGGCCGTGACCCTGCCTTCCGAAGACATGAAGGGCCGCATCATTGGCCGCGAGGGCCGCAACATCCGCGCGCTGGAAGCGGCCACCGGCGTGGACCTGATCATCGACGATACCCCGGAAACCGTTGTGCTGTCCGCGTTCAGTCCCTTGCGCCGCGAAGTGGCCAAGCAGGCTCTGGAACGGCTCATTCACGATGGCCGCATCCACCCGGCCCGCATCGAGGACATCGTGCGCAAGGTGGAGCAGGAAATGGACGTGAAGCTGCGCGAGACCGGCGAACAGGCCACCTTCGACGTGGGCGTTCACGGCATTCATCCGGATATCGTCAAGCTGCTGGGCCAGTTGCACTACCGCACCAGTTTTTCCCAGAACGTGCTGCAGCATAGCATGGAAGTGGCTTTCCTCTGTGGCGTCATGGCCGCGGAGCTTGGGCTGGACGAAAAGGAAGCCAAGCGTGCGGGGCTGCTGCACGACATCGGCAAGGCCGTGGACCACGAAATCGAAGGGCCGCATGCGGTCATCGGCGCGGACCTGGCCAAGAAGCACGGCGAGCACAAGGCCATCGTGCACGCCATTGCCGCGCACCATGAGGACGTGCCGCCCCAGAGCATTCTTGCCAACCTCGTGCAGGCGGCGGACAGCCTGTCCGGCGCCCGCCCGGGAGCACGCAAGGAACTGCTGGAAAACTACGTGAAGCGCCTTGAGGAGCTGGAAGGCCTGGCCACCGGGTTCAACGGTGTTTCCAAGGCGTATGCCATTCAGGCGGGCCGCGAAATCCGCGTCATGGTTGATGCGGACAAGGTCAACGACGAGAGCACCTACATGCTCTGCAAGGACATCGCCAAGAAGATCGAGAACAACATGACCTACCCCGGCCAGATTCGGGTCATGGTCATCCGCGAAAAGCGCTCCGTGAGCTACGCCAAGTAGCAACGGTTTCAACGAGTACTCTCACGGCCCGGCTCGATGCGTTCGAACCGGGCCGGTTTTCGTGCAAGGGATTATTATAAGGCCCTGTGAATGAGAATATCTTTGAATTTCTTCTCGGCATGGGGCAATATGTGTGTTCAGCCGGAATAGTGCATCAGGACAGTCCGTACGGGGGGCCGGCCTGATTGATTGGAGCTGCAGCCCGGGAACGTATTGCGGAGACAATGACCCCATGTCCAGGAATATGACCTTGTTCAAGGCCGAAATGGGCGAAGCCGAGTTTCAGAAATTCAGCGCGCTCATTCATTCCGAGTTCGGCATCAAGATGCCGCCCAGCAAGAAGGTGTTGCTGCAGTCGCGGTTTCAGAAGCGTCTGCGCGCTCTGGGTCTGAGTTCCTACGAGGAATACTGCGAATACGTGTTCAGCCCCGAAGGCCAGAAAAACGAACGCCAGCACCTTGTGGACGTGGTCACCACCAATACCACGCATTTCTTTCGCGAGCCCAAGCATTACGACATCCTGAACAACATCGTGCTTCCCGAGGTGTGGCGAACCGTGGGCAGCGGCCGCGAGGCCCGCATCTGGAGCGCAGGCTGTTCCAGCGGCGAGGAGCCGTATACACTGGCCATGGTCCTTTCCGAGTTTGCGGAAAGCCACTCCGGGTTTCGGTTTACCATTCAGGCCACGGACATTTCCCGAGATATTCTGCAAAAGGCCATGCGCGCGGTCTATTCCATGGACAAGCTGGACGAGATTCCGCAGGGCATGCGCAGGAAATATCTGCTCAAAAGCAAGGATCCGGCCAAGCGGCTCATGAAGATGGACAGGGTCATCCGTTCCCGTGTGCGGTTCAGCCAGTTGAACTTCATGGATAATTTCAAGCTCGATTTCACGCCGGATATCATTTTCTGCCGCAACGTGGTCATCTATTTCGACCGGCCCACGCAGGAAGTCCTGTTCAGCAAATTCTGCAATCATCTGGCCATGGGCGGTTTTCTGTTCATCGGCCATTCCGAAAGCCTCTCGGGCATGGACCTGCCGCTGCGGCAGGTAGCCCCCACGGTTTTCCAGCGAATCTGACCGCAACATCAATCCGAACCATAGGCTGTGCGTCTTTCGGGCGCGCAAGGGGGCGTTTGTGCGAATCCTGTTTCTCGGCGACATCATGGGGCGAACCGGGCGTACCGCTGTAAAACGGCATCTGGCACAGGTGCGCGAAGAAGAGAACATCGACCTCGTGCTGGCCAACGGCGAAAACGCCTCGGGCGGACTCGGGCTTTCGGCCAAGTCCAGCCGCGAGCTGTTCGGCGCGGGGGTGGACGCCATGACCTCGGGCAATCACATCTGGAAATTTCGCGATATCATTCCCGTGCTGGAAGGCGGTAACCTGTTGCGTCCTGCCAACTATCCCCACGGATCGCCCGGACGCGGCTGGGCCGTGTTCGAGTTTCAAGGGCTGGCTCCGCTGGCCGTGATCAATCTGCAGGGCCGCACCTTCATGGAACCCATTGACTGCCCGTTTGCCGCGCTGGAACGCATTCTGGAGGAGATTCCGGATCATGTGCGATTGCGCGTTGTGGATTTTCATGCCGAGGCCACCAGCGAAAAACTGGCGCTGGCGTGGATGGCGGACGGTCGGGTTTCGGCCATGCTCGGAACCCATACCCATGTACCAACGGGCGATGCGCGCATTTTTCCGCAGGGCATGGCCTACATGACCGATCTGGGCATGTGCGGGCCGCGCGATTCCTGCCTTGGCATGGCGCCCGGACCCATTATCCGCAGATTCGTGACCGGATTGCCCCAAAAATATCGAATTGCGTCCGGTCCCGGTGTTTTACAAGGCGCGATTTTTGACTTAGATGAATCGTCCGGGACGGCAAGTTCCATTACCGCGTGGAGTATGCATACAGGATGATTTCGACCATAGAGGAGCATATGAATATTTTCGACGAATTGCAGTGGCGGGGGCTCGTGAATCAGGTTTCGGACGAGGACAAGGTGCGCGATTATCTCGCCACCTCCGGAGCCAGCATGTATTGCGGCTTCGATCCCACTGCCGAAAGCCTGCATGTGGGCAACCTTGTTCCCCTGCTCTGTCTGGCGCGCATGAAGAAGGCCGGCCACAACCCCATCGTACTCATGGGCGGGGCCACCGGCATGATCGGCGACCCCAGCGGCAAGGACAAGGAACGCGACCTCTCCTCCCGCGAGGCACTGGACGAGCGTACTGCAAAGATCGTTTCGCAGGTGCGCCGATTTTTCGAGCGGGTCACGGGCGAGCGTCCGGACGTGGTCAACAACTACGACTGGACCAAGGACATGACTGCCATCGAATTGCTGCGGGACGTGGGCAAGTTCTACACCGTGAACTGGATGCTGCAGAAGGAATCGGTCAAGGGCCGCATCGCCCGCGACGAGGTAGGCATTTCCTACACCGAATTCAGCTACATGATCCTTCAGGGCTACGATTTCTACCATCTGTTCAAGAATCGCGGCACGCGGCTGCAGATCGGCGGCGGCGACCAGTGGGGCAACATCACTTCGGGCTGTGAGCTTGTGCGGCGCAAGACCGCCGTGGAGGGCGACCCGGAAGAAGCATTTGCATTGACCTTCCCGCTCATCACCACGGCTGCTGGCAAGAAGTTCGGCAAGAGCGAAAAGGGTGCCATTTTCCTGAATCCGGAAATTACTTCGCCCTATGCCTTCTACCAGTTCTGGATCAACACCGACGACCGCGACGTGATCAAGTTCATGAAGTATTTCACCTTCATGACCCAAGAGGAAATCGCGGAAATGGAGACGGCCGTGGAAGAGCGCGCGCATCTGCGCGAGGCCCAGAAGCGGCTGGCCGCCGAGGTCACCGAAATGATCCACGGCAAGCGCGAACTGGAACGGGTCATGGCCGCCACCGAAGCCCTGTTCGGCAAGGGCGACC
This window encodes:
- a CDS encoding F0F1 ATP synthase subunit epsilon, with amino-acid sequence MASMVTLEIVTPDRKVLSEDVEYVGAPGALGEFGILPNHVPFLSALGIGNLHYKLGGKTYYVFVAGGFAEVSHNKCTVLAEVAEMAHEIDVDRAQKAQQRAEQRAQQAKEKLEHARHQAALKRSVARISCNRAGKDAGTC
- the glmU gene encoding bifunctional UDP-N-acetylglucosamine diphosphorylase/glucosamine-1-phosphate N-acetyltransferase GlmU — protein: MADTVTALILAAGKGTRMHSNRPKVLQTLLGEPMLEYVYRALEPAFGERIFTVVGFGAEQVESAFPERASNFVLQKEQLGTGHALQEAWESVQKTGAGYCLVINGDTPLATTEAVERLAAQAGRADVAFMTITPQDPASFGRVVRDDSGRILAIVEAKDYDHATHGPVTGEVNAGVYLLRMDSVGQLLDGLRAENNSGEYYITDLVAMAVEQGMTVEGVTCGADVNLMGINSPRELIDAEKTLRRRIVDGLIDEGVMIHNPDTVIIGPRVTVEPGAELFGHVEIYGESVVRAGSVLNSYTWITDSSFAPGCVVRQFCHVEQAEVGPDCVVGPYARLRPGAVLRKGAKVGNFVEMKKAELGEGAKASHLTYLGDAVVGAGSNIGAGTITCNYDGKNKFITTIGEGAFIGSNTALVAPVTVGRDALVGAGSTITKDVPDEGTAIGRAKQLNLKRRMKKS
- a CDS encoding cell division protein ZapB — its product is MDMVDRLESRFEALVQKIQELKEENRRLTETLEQERSTKGDATQRIEALLARIEGELE
- a CDS encoding cell division protein ZapA — encoded protein: MSRYSLSIMGLDISFKTDATPERVEAARGLLEERYEILSKNAGDLSKEKLLTFLALSLADDYLVNVAELDRLEEKIGEILEKTP
- the rny gene encoding ribonuclease Y, with protein sequence MLAEIAVIGGSTGVGLAAGFFLQKYISAKQIGDSQDLAERIVTEARKEAEAFKKEVRVQAQDEIFAQKKELEQEIKAQESALKRQENRLQSKEERLEGKLEKVADKESRVVELEKRLIKQEKRLEEFEEELEHKADEHERKLQEISGLTVEEARENLMHEIESRTRHEAANMVRNIEMEAKESASKKAKEVLSLALQRYAGDYASEQTVTAVTLPSEDMKGRIIGREGRNIRALEAATGVDLIIDDTPETVVLSAFSPLRREVAKQALERLIHDGRIHPARIEDIVRKVEQEMDVKLRETGEQATFDVGVHGIHPDIVKLLGQLHYRTSFSQNVLQHSMEVAFLCGVMAAELGLDEKEAKRAGLLHDIGKAVDHEIEGPHAVIGADLAKKHGEHKAIVHAIAAHHEDVPPQSILANLVQAADSLSGARPGARKELLENYVKRLEELEGLATGFNGVSKAYAIQAGREIRVMVDADKVNDESTYMLCKDIAKKIENNMTYPGQIRVMVIREKRSVSYAK
- a CDS encoding CheR family methyltransferase translates to MSRNMTLFKAEMGEAEFQKFSALIHSEFGIKMPPSKKVLLQSRFQKRLRALGLSSYEEYCEYVFSPEGQKNERQHLVDVVTTNTTHFFREPKHYDILNNIVLPEVWRTVGSGREARIWSAGCSSGEEPYTLAMVLSEFAESHSGFRFTIQATDISRDILQKAMRAVYSMDKLDEIPQGMRRKYLLKSKDPAKRLMKMDRVIRSRVRFSQLNFMDNFKLDFTPDIIFCRNVVIYFDRPTQEVLFSKFCNHLAMGGFLFIGHSESLSGMDLPLRQVAPTVFQRI
- a CDS encoding TIGR00282 family metallophosphoesterase, producing MRILFLGDIMGRTGRTAVKRHLAQVREEENIDLVLANGENASGGLGLSAKSSRELFGAGVDAMTSGNHIWKFRDIIPVLEGGNLLRPANYPHGSPGRGWAVFEFQGLAPLAVINLQGRTFMEPIDCPFAALERILEEIPDHVRLRVVDFHAEATSEKLALAWMADGRVSAMLGTHTHVPTGDARIFPQGMAYMTDLGMCGPRDSCLGMAPGPIIRRFVTGLPQKYRIASGPGVLQGAIFDLDESSGTASSITAWSMHTG
- the tyrS gene encoding tyrosine--tRNA ligase translates to MNIFDELQWRGLVNQVSDEDKVRDYLATSGASMYCGFDPTAESLHVGNLVPLLCLARMKKAGHNPIVLMGGATGMIGDPSGKDKERDLSSREALDERTAKIVSQVRRFFERVTGERPDVVNNYDWTKDMTAIELLRDVGKFYTVNWMLQKESVKGRIARDEVGISYTEFSYMILQGYDFYHLFKNRGTRLQIGGGDQWGNITSGCELVRRKTAVEGDPEEAFALTFPLITTAAGKKFGKSEKGAIFLNPEITSPYAFYQFWINTDDRDVIKFMKYFTFMTQEEIAEMETAVEERAHLREAQKRLAAEVTEMIHGKRELERVMAATEALFGKGDLKTVDPATLRSALDSAPAFNYGKGADLPELAQTLVDLNLCKSKGQARKDIKAGGVYINGERAAEGQDLADSDFIGGEVLVIRKGKKNYGLVTRV